GTACGACTGTCTGACCTAGCTTGACTAGCGCAGAACCCTCTGCACGCTCAATGTAGCCCGGCACTATCTCTATACTCCTCACTTCGTCTAGCTTACGCCCGTCTAGCCTTACTCCCCGCGAGAGCAGAGTCTCCATAGTGTAGCGCTTAAGTTTCGGCACAACAGGCTGGAATGAAGGTGTTATGCTCACTACTCACCACCCTCCTCTGTTACCTCTACATACTTCTTGCGGAGTACCTCCTTCTGGAGCTTATATATAGTCTGGATGCCCTTGCGGGCAAGCTCCATAGCTTGCACAAACTCGTCATGAGTTAATACACCATTGAGCTGTAGCAGAAGCACTTTACCCAAGTTAGGCGCCATTGCCACCGGCATATCCGCCTCTGCATAGTTGTCCTCTATCTCGTCGATGTCAAGAACAAGCACTCCGTCAACCTTGCCGACCGCTACGCCAGCCACCAGATCCCGCATTGCTATACCGGCATCAGCCAAGGCCAGACTTGCAGCTGTTATCGCAGCAGTTCTTGTACCACCGTCAGACTGTAGGACTTCCATGTAAACGTCAATAGCCGTACGAGGGAATAACTCTGTGAGAACCACAGCCTCGAGGGCTTCCCTGATTACCTTGGATAGCTCCACCTCTCTACGTGTAGGCGCCGGCGTTTTACGCTCAGCCGTCGAGAATGGAGCCATATGATATCGGCATCGTATAACAGCACGGTCAGGGAGAGCCATATGGCGTGGATGCGCCTCACGAGGACCATAAACTGCA
The window above is part of the Pyrodictium delaneyi genome. Proteins encoded here:
- the rrp41 gene encoding exosome complex exonuclease Rrp41 — translated: MGGATGEKPALIRWEERDGQKVAVRHDGRLAAQLRPIRMEVGVLSNADGSALVEYGGTRVLAAVYGPREAHPRHMALPDRAVIRCRYHMAPFSTAERKTPAPTRREVELSKVIREALEAVVLTELFPRTAIDVYMEVLQSDGGTRTAAITAASLALADAGIAMRDLVAGVAVGKVDGVLVLDIDEIEDNYAEADMPVAMAPNLGKVLLLQLNGVLTHDEFVQAMELARKGIQTIYKLQKEVLRKKYVEVTEEGGE